In one window of Candidatus Avedoeria danica DNA:
- a CDS encoding disulfide bond formation protein B, translating to MTDSATATHDAAATPGIADQLDSAIRRYGLHAALVVALTALVGSLYFSNIRGYTPCVLCWYQRIFMYPLAFILAIGIGVRDRRVARYVIPSALVGTAVAVYHVLLQKTNWLPETPACKVSVPCSSDYIYWLGFITIPVLSLTAFVLILIFVSSTLTQAAEFEPAWGARPWRRVAAIVIGTVIVFGVLWALDGKAVM from the coding sequence ATGACGGACAGCGCCACGGCAACGCACGATGCGGCTGCCACGCCGGGCATCGCCGATCAGCTCGACAGCGCGATCCGGCGCTACGGTCTACACGCCGCACTCGTCGTCGCGCTCACGGCGCTCGTCGGCAGCCTCTACTTCAGCAACATCCGGGGCTACACGCCGTGCGTGCTGTGCTGGTACCAGCGCATCTTTATGTACCCGCTGGCCTTCATCCTGGCGATCGGCATCGGCGTCCGCGACCGCCGCGTCGCGCGTTATGTCATCCCGTCGGCGCTCGTCGGGACGGCCGTCGCCGTGTACCACGTGCTGCTCCAGAAGACGAACTGGCTGCCCGAGACACCGGCCTGCAAGGTTTCGGTCCCGTGCAGTTCGGACTACATCTACTGGCTCGGCTTCATCACGATCCCGGTCCTGTCGCTCACCGCGTTCGTGCTCATCCTGATCTTCGTCTCGTCCACGCTCACGCAGGCGGCGGAGTTCGAGCCGGCGTGGGGCGCACGACCGTGGCGGCGGGTGGCGGCGATCGTCATCGGGACGGTGATCGTGTTCGGGGTGCTCTGGGCGCTGGATGGCAAGGCGGTGATGTAG